In Selenomonadales bacterium, a genomic segment contains:
- a CDS encoding ATP-binding protein has translation MSNKYTMRISRLTIDKLGVKLYDKVSAVMAELVSNCYDADAKSVKIYAPMGEYLSTKTGGDKKYTIIVEDDGIGMTPDEINEFYLRVGLERRTDGKRGDTSRIFQRKVMGRKGVGKLAPFGICQRVEIISAGGEIAERRTTDGKIERGYMTAHLTLDRLKILDPSDIDYNPDPGPLDDSLSPQTGTKIILSGFAYRRVPDITTFEKQLAQRFGIVSQNWRVELIDSLKNEGDDGWKAQVGRYVVPVLEGTRISFQQHWTPERTPYYLVVGPDGREMDGMSAGFPVDSRNYPIIGWVGYAKEPYKDDLMAGVRIYCRGKIAAQTNLFNMKAGFTGEHSIRSYFVGEIHADWLDEEEDLIQTDRRDILWSHEIGQAFEVWGQDLVRIVGRMSREPMKMKVWMVFEETSQIGARVAEAFPLPEQESIRKNALELGKVIGQTVREDEVRDQEFVGRLVQLSLTLAPHITLTEKLREVAEGHDSPLAVVTDILRTARIAELASFGRIVDDRLAVMKKVEALKDDPSTLESAFQQLVTQAPWLVNPEWSPITSNQSFTTLRNEFEKWFERVVGKKLNLQNFADPNKRVDFVMSTQENMLQMIEIKKPHHALTNDEMERIDDYISRMKGFLDDPANSDFTKFVGGYSFTLVCDQLNLSGIHLSVYCARKKEGQLQHINWASFLLRTRQRHEDFLAEAERQRRDAAANSH, from the coding sequence ATGTCAAACAAGTACACGATGAGAATCTCTAGGCTTACCATAGATAAGCTTGGGGTTAAGTTATACGACAAGGTATCAGCGGTGATGGCTGAGCTGGTCTCAAACTGCTACGATGCCGATGCCAAATCAGTGAAGATTTATGCACCTATGGGGGAATACTTATCTACTAAGACCGGTGGAGATAAGAAATATACTATCATTGTGGAAGACGACGGCATAGGAATGACACCTGATGAGATTAACGAGTTCTACCTTAGGGTTGGCTTGGAACGACGCACGGATGGGAAACGCGGAGATACCTCTCGGATTTTTCAAAGGAAAGTCATGGGCAGGAAAGGGGTAGGAAAACTTGCTCCTTTCGGAATCTGTCAGCGGGTAGAAATCATAAGCGCGGGTGGGGAAATAGCTGAGAGAAGAACTACCGACGGAAAGATTGAGAGGGGGTACATGACCGCGCACCTTACTCTAGATCGTCTGAAAATATTGGATCCTTCGGACATCGACTACAACCCGGATCCAGGGCCGCTTGATGATTCTCTATCCCCACAGACGGGAACGAAGATCATTCTTTCAGGCTTTGCCTACCGTAGAGTGCCGGACATTACTACTTTCGAGAAACAGTTGGCACAGCGCTTTGGTATCGTCTCACAGAACTGGCGCGTTGAGTTGATCGATAGCCTAAAGAACGAAGGAGACGACGGATGGAAGGCGCAGGTTGGGCGTTACGTTGTTCCAGTGCTAGAAGGAACGCGCATATCCTTTCAACAACATTGGACTCCTGAGCGAACCCCCTATTACCTTGTAGTTGGACCCGACGGCCGTGAAATGGACGGCATGAGCGCAGGGTTCCCTGTGGATAGTAGAAACTACCCAATTATAGGGTGGGTGGGATACGCAAAGGAGCCTTATAAGGACGATCTCATGGCAGGAGTCCGCATTTATTGCAGAGGTAAGATCGCAGCCCAGACTAACCTTTTCAACATGAAAGCTGGCTTTACAGGCGAACATAGCATACGCTCTTACTTTGTAGGAGAAATACACGCCGACTGGCTGGACGAGGAAGAGGATCTCATTCAGACAGATCGGCGGGACATACTGTGGTCTCATGAGATTGGCCAGGCGTTTGAGGTATGGGGTCAAGACCTGGTCAGGATTGTGGGAAGGATGTCTCGGGAGCCGATGAAGATGAAGGTATGGATGGTTTTTGAGGAGACATCGCAGATCGGAGCACGAGTGGCAGAGGCTTTTCCGTTGCCTGAGCAAGAGAGCATTAGAAAGAATGCGCTTGAGTTGGGGAAAGTGATAGGACAGACGGTTCGAGAAGATGAGGTTAGGGATCAGGAGTTTGTAGGAAGATTGGTTCAGCTCAGCCTAACCCTTGCCCCTCATATAACGCTCACAGAGAAACTCAGAGAGGTAGCCGAGGGGCACGATTCACCTCTGGCCGTGGTAACTGACATCCTACGGACAGCACGCATTGCCGAACTAGCATCGTTTGGTCGAATAGTGGATGATCGGCTAGCTGTCATGAAAAAGGTTGAAGCGCTAAAAGACGATCCTAGTACGCTGGAGTCGGCGTTTCAGCAGTTGGTCACCCAAGCCCCTTGGTTGGTAAACCCTGAGTGGTCGCCAATTACATCTAACCAGTCCTTCACAACCCTGAGGAATGAGTTTGAAAAGTGGTTTGAGAGAGTAGTTGGTAAGAAGCTCAATTTGCAGAACTTCGCAGACCCTAACAAGAGGGTCGACTTCGTCATGTCTACCCAAGAGAACATGCTTCAGATGATTGAAATAAAAAAGCCTCATCATGCGCTAACCAATGATGAAATGGAACGAATTGATGACTATATAAGTCGCATGAAAGGCTTTCTTGATGATCCTGCTAACAGTGATTTCACCAAGTTTGTAGGCGGGTATTCCTTTACGCTTGTGTGTGACCAGCTGAATCTTTCGGGAATACATCTTAGTGTCTATTGCGCTAGGAAAAAAGAAGGTCAGCTTCAGCACATTAACTGGGCTTCGTTCCTCTTACGAACAAGGCAACGACATGAAGATTTCCTAGCTGAAGCAGAAAGGCAGAGAAGAGATGCAGCAGCCAACAGCCATTGA
- a CDS encoding DNA adenine methylase: protein MDTLCLQEADTNRLNLPTPCRSPLIWFGGKGRVAKHILRHAPQHTCYVEPFGGAAHVIAQKTPVYAEVYNDIDGDLVNFLLVVRENPQELFRRCDTLPYSRELFQRFRSAPAPSDAIEKAVRFFYLNRSGIAKGNSSSAFSKSTGWRSSYAHNTARTYSAACETILEFARRMKNVMIENRDFRDILRIYDSDKTLFYVDPPYIGREKYYAGAFSEEDHRDLARILSGIQGKAMVSYYANPLLNELYPNWRRVTFTAARQVVNGSNNTATEVLLMNFEETLQLKLEDEDR from the coding sequence ATGGATACGCTTTGCCTTCAGGAGGCTGATACGAACAGGCTAAATCTGCCTACGCCTTGCCGGAGTCCTCTGATATGGTTCGGGGGCAAGGGGAGGGTCGCCAAGCACATACTGCGGCATGCTCCTCAGCACACATGCTACGTCGAACCGTTCGGGGGCGCGGCGCACGTTATTGCCCAGAAGACTCCGGTATATGCCGAGGTGTATAACGATATAGACGGGGATCTGGTCAATTTTCTGCTGGTTGTAAGAGAGAATCCGCAAGAGCTCTTTAGGCGCTGTGATACACTGCCGTATAGTCGCGAGTTGTTTCAACGGTTCCGATCGGCTCCGGCTCCGTCCGATGCTATTGAGAAGGCGGTTCGATTCTTCTATCTGAACCGATCGGGGATAGCGAAAGGGAATTCAAGCTCCGCATTCTCAAAGAGCACGGGATGGAGATCTAGCTATGCACACAATACGGCCAGAACATATTCTGCGGCCTGCGAAACGATTTTAGAGTTTGCCAGACGAATGAAGAACGTCATGATTGAGAACCGGGATTTCCGTGATATCCTAAGAATCTACGACTCGGATAAAACGCTGTTCTATGTCGACCCACCGTACATCGGGCGGGAAAAGTACTATGCAGGAGCTTTCTCCGAAGAGGACCACAGGGATCTTGCGCGTATCTTAAGCGGCATACAGGGCAAGGCAATGGTCTCGTATTACGCCAATCCGCTGCTTAATGAGCTCTATCCTAATTGGCGGAGGGTGACGTTTACCGCAGCGCGTCAAGTGGTTAATGGCAGCAACAATACGGCGACCGAGGTGCTACTGATGAACTTTGAGGAAACCTTGCAGCTTAAATTGGAGGATGAAGATCGGTGA